In one Phyllostomus discolor isolate MPI-MPIP mPhyDis1 chromosome 8, mPhyDis1.pri.v3, whole genome shotgun sequence genomic region, the following are encoded:
- the SLC25A42 gene encoding mitochondrial coenzyme A transporter SLC25A42 isoform X2, with product MKPTLGTDRRAPTLGAVEALRLLYFTYLHEGFLSLWRGNSATMVRVVPYAAIQFSAHEEYKRVLGCYYGFHGEALPPWPRLLAGALAGTTAASITYPLDLVRARMAVTPKEMYSNIFQVFIRISREEGLKTLYHGFTPTVLGVIPYAGLSFFTYETLKSLHREYSGHRQPYPFERMIFGACAGIIGQSASYPLDVVRRRMQTAGVTGHPRTSIACTLGAIVREEGLVRGLYKGLSMNWLKGPIAVGISFTTFDLMQILLRRLQS from the exons ATGAAGCCCACCCTGGGAACCGACAGGAGAGCACCTACCCTTGGGGCGGTG GAGGCCCTCCGGCTGCTCTACTTCACCTACCTCCACGAGGGCTTCCTCAGCCTGTGGCGTGGGAACTCGGCCACCATGGTGCGCGTGGTGCCCTACGCTGCCATCCAGTTCAGCGCACACGAAGAGTACAAGCGAGTCCTGGGCTGCTACTATGGCTTCCATGGAGA AGCCCTGCCCCCTTGGCCTCGCCTCCTCGCAGGGGCACTCGCTGGAACCACAGCTGCTTCAATTACTTACCCCCTGGATCTGGTCCGAGCCCGCATGGCCGTGACCCCAAAGGAAAT GTACAGCAACATCTTTCAAGTCTTCATCCGCATCTCCCGGGAAGAGGGGCTGAAGACCCTCTACCATGGCTTCACGCCCACCGTGCTGGGGGTCATCCCCTACGCTGGGCTGAGCTTCTTCACATATGAGACACTCAAGAGCCTGCACAGAG AATACAGTGGCCACCGGCAGCCCTACCCCTTCGAGCGCATGATCTTCGGGGCCTGCGCGGGCATCATAGGGCAGTCGGCCTCGTATCCGCTGGACGTGGTGCGGAGGCGCATGCAGACAGCCGGCGTCACAGGCCACCCACGCACCTCCATCGCCTGCACTCTGGGTGCCATCGTGCGGGAGGAGGGCTTGGTGCGTGGCCTCTACAAGGGCCTGAGCATGAACTGGCTCAAGGGCCCCATCGCCGTGGGCATCAGCTTCACCACCTTTGACCTCATGCAGATCCTGCTGCGGCGCCTGCAGAGCTAG
- the SLC25A42 gene encoding mitochondrial coenzyme A transporter SLC25A42 isoform X1 — translation MGNGVKEGAVRLQEDAEAILSPPVSSKSDHRQVLSSLLSGALAGALAKTAVAPLDRTKIIFQVSSKRFSAKEALRLLYFTYLHEGFLSLWRGNSATMVRVVPYAAIQFSAHEEYKRVLGCYYGFHGEALPPWPRLLAGALAGTTAASITYPLDLVRARMAVTPKEMYSNIFQVFIRISREEGLKTLYHGFTPTVLGVIPYAGLSFFTYETLKSLHREYSGHRQPYPFERMIFGACAGIIGQSASYPLDVVRRRMQTAGVTGHPRTSIACTLGAIVREEGLVRGLYKGLSMNWLKGPIAVGISFTTFDLMQILLRRLQS, via the exons AGTGATCACAGGCAAGTGCTCAGCTCCCTCTtgtctggggccctggctggcgctcTTGCCAAAACGGCAGTAGCTCCCTTGGACCGAACCAAAATCATCTTCCAAG tgtcTTCAAAAAGATTTTCTGCCAAG GAGGCCCTCCGGCTGCTCTACTTCACCTACCTCCACGAGGGCTTCCTCAGCCTGTGGCGTGGGAACTCGGCCACCATGGTGCGCGTGGTGCCCTACGCTGCCATCCAGTTCAGCGCACACGAAGAGTACAAGCGAGTCCTGGGCTGCTACTATGGCTTCCATGGAGA AGCCCTGCCCCCTTGGCCTCGCCTCCTCGCAGGGGCACTCGCTGGAACCACAGCTGCTTCAATTACTTACCCCCTGGATCTGGTCCGAGCCCGCATGGCCGTGACCCCAAAGGAAAT GTACAGCAACATCTTTCAAGTCTTCATCCGCATCTCCCGGGAAGAGGGGCTGAAGACCCTCTACCATGGCTTCACGCCCACCGTGCTGGGGGTCATCCCCTACGCTGGGCTGAGCTTCTTCACATATGAGACACTCAAGAGCCTGCACAGAG AATACAGTGGCCACCGGCAGCCCTACCCCTTCGAGCGCATGATCTTCGGGGCCTGCGCGGGCATCATAGGGCAGTCGGCCTCGTATCCGCTGGACGTGGTGCGGAGGCGCATGCAGACAGCCGGCGTCACAGGCCACCCACGCACCTCCATCGCCTGCACTCTGGGTGCCATCGTGCGGGAGGAGGGCTTGGTGCGTGGCCTCTACAAGGGCCTGAGCATGAACTGGCTCAAGGGCCCCATCGCCGTGGGCATCAGCTTCACCACCTTTGACCTCATGCAGATCCTGCTGCGGCGCCTGCAGAGCTAG